The genomic window GATAAGTTATGATGCGGGAAAAATCGGATTTGGCGAAATGATTCTGCATTGCATACTTCAGTTCTGTTTTGTTGCGGACGTTTTTGACGCTATGTATCTGTCTGTTGTAAAATGGGGTATGGGGAAAAAGAGTTCAGCGGCAATAGCGATATTAAGCTTTTTTATGGCGGGCGGAATTATATTTTTATTTGCAAAGATTTTTGCGTTTTAAAATATAAGGTTTTTTAAGAATACATATTTACCAGAACAATGGTTCATATGCGGAATTTATAAAAGGATATTTTTTATAGAAGAAAAAAATAAGTGACAATAATGGTTTAGCACATAGTAAACGGGTTAGAAAAAAGGTTCCGTCAGTTGAAAAGACCCGATTATTGAGTATAATTGATTTATGTAGATAAGCATGAGGTGAGATGAAGTGTTAGAGAAAATTATTGAACTCACAAATTTGTATATAGAAAATATGCCTAAAAAGGAACGGAAGAAGTATGGGCAGTTTTTTACAAGTATGGAAACGGCAAGATTTATGGCAAGTTTATATAAACATCCGGCAGGAAAATCATGTATAAAGGTTTTGGACGCAGGTGCAGGTTCTGGTATATTGTCATGTGCTTTCATTGAATGGATTGAACAGTTTGATTATATAGCAGAAATCGACTTGGTTTGTTATGAGAGTGATGAAAGTGTTTTAGAACTTTTAAAAGAAAACCTGGAGTATTGCAAGGAAAATTCCACAAAAAGGATCAAATATGATATTAAGACAGAAAACTATATCACAAGTCAATATTTAGATTTTAATTCAATGATAGGAGGAAATACTACCCCGCCTAAATTTGATTATGTGATTGGAAACCCGCCATATATGAAAATACCCAAAAATGCACCAGAAGCAACAGCTATGCCGGAAGTATGTTATGGAGCACCCAATATGTATTTTATATTTGCGGCTATGGGACTCTTTAATTTAAAAGATAATGGCGAAATGGTCTATATTATTCCACGTTCATGGACATCGGGAGCATATTTTAAGAGATTTCGCCAATATTTTTTGACACATGGGAAATTGGAACACATTCATTTGTTTGTTAGTCGAAGCAAAGTGTTTGATAAAGAAGATGTTTTACAGGAAACAATCATTATAAAAGTTAGAAAAACAAATAAAAGCCCAGAAGAAGTGAAGATTACTTCTTCTAAATCCAATAAAGATTTTGATGAAATAACTTCTTTGACAGTACCATATTCTCTGGTAGTTTCGGGAGAAGATTACTATGTATATTTGGTAACAAATAATGAAGAAGTTGCTGTATTAGAACGCTTGCACAGGTTTAACTGCACATTACCGGACATAGGCGTTAAAATGAAAACGGGATTGACTGTAGATTTTAGAAATCGTGATATACTTCGTGATGATGAAGAAGATGGTGCGATTCCACTGTTTTATTCAC from Anaerotignum faecicola includes these protein-coding regions:
- a CDS encoding Eco57I restriction-modification methylase domain-containing protein, with product MLEKIIELTNLYIENMPKKERKKYGQFFTSMETARFMASLYKHPAGKSCIKVLDAGAGSGILSCAFIEWIEQFDYIAEIDLVCYESDESVLELLKENLEYCKENSTKRIKYDIKTENYITSQYLDFNSMIGGNTTPPKFDYVIGNPPYMKIPKNAPEATAMPEVCYGAPNMYFIFAAMGLFNLKDNGEMVYIIPRSWTSGAYFKRFRQYFLTHGKLEHIHLFVSRSKVFDKEDVLQETIIIKVRKTNKSPEEVKITSSKSNKDFDEITSLTVPYSLVVSGEDYYVYLVTNNEEVAVLERLHRFNCTLPDIGVKMKTGLTVDFRNRDILRDDEEDGAIPLFYSQHIKRGTVEFPIQKEHEYVVTDLRGLMQDNKNYLFVKRFTAKEEPRRLQCGIYLAKNYPQYEKISTQNKINFIDGLSGEMSECLVYGLYVLFNSTLYDEYYRILNDSTQVNSTEVNSMPVPDIESIQEMGKKLMRTKDLSESNCDLILEEYCG